From a region of the Candidatus Ozemobacteraceae bacterium genome:
- the jag gene encoding RNA-binding cell elongation regulator Jag/EloR, which produces MKRFIEITARSEDEAIQLIERELKPNETITGREVLAAPARGLFAAIGNPEIRMRFTVETKIAAVEEPKTAAPAPRPARPAPEPVRQARPPKPAAEPASRQEEGDEFDFEDGDVAPGHAVRQGPLGTDHPMHGRVHEIVRHVAEFVGVTDVELTDRVADGVWTIDAGGANVSQLIGKHGRTLDALQYVVNIIANKGREGRAKIVIDVEGYREKRHKGLVQMANRMYHKVIDSGRPVELEPMSTLDRRTIHLALKDRNGIETFSKGTEPMRRVVISPAKGAGSSEPLPPRKPRSGGRGNYGSDRSQRQPGETAGGQKGKSVPMFMEDFSDEE; this is translated from the coding sequence ATGAAGCGATTCATCGAAATCACCGCACGTTCCGAAGACGAAGCCATCCAGCTCATCGAGCGGGAGTTGAAGCCGAACGAGACGATCACCGGCCGCGAAGTCCTTGCGGCGCCGGCCCGCGGTCTGTTCGCCGCCATCGGCAATCCCGAGATCCGCATGAGATTCACGGTCGAAACGAAAATCGCGGCCGTGGAAGAGCCGAAGACCGCAGCGCCGGCCCCCCGGCCCGCCAGGCCCGCTCCGGAGCCCGTCCGCCAGGCGAGACCGCCAAAGCCGGCGGCCGAACCGGCCTCCCGGCAAGAAGAGGGTGACGAGTTCGATTTCGAGGACGGCGACGTGGCGCCCGGCCATGCCGTCAGGCAGGGGCCCCTCGGCACCGATCATCCGATGCATGGCCGGGTTCACGAGATCGTCCGTCACGTCGCCGAGTTCGTCGGCGTCACCGATGTCGAACTGACCGACCGCGTCGCAGACGGCGTCTGGACGATCGACGCGGGCGGGGCGAACGTCTCTCAGCTGATCGGCAAGCACGGCCGCACGCTCGACGCGCTCCAATACGTCGTCAATATCATCGCGAACAAGGGCCGCGAAGGCCGCGCGAAGATCGTCATCGACGTCGAGGGATACCGCGAAAAGCGGCACAAGGGCCTCGTCCAGATGGCGAACCGGATGTACCACAAGGTCATCGATTCCGGTCGTCCCGTCGAACTCGAACCGATGTCGACCCTCGATCGCCGCACCATCCACCTCGCCCTCAAGGACCGCAACGGCATCGAAACCTTCTCCAAGGGAACCGAACCCATGCGGCGCGTCGTGATTTCACCGGCGAAGGGCGCCGGCTCGTCCGAACCGCTTCCTCCGAGGAAGCCGCGCTCCGGCGGTCGCGGGAACTACGGTTCCGACCGGTCCCAGCGGCAACCCGGCGAGACGGCCGGCGGCCAGAAGGGCAAGTCCGTCCCGATGTTCATGGAGGACTTCTCCGACGAAGAGTGA
- the mnmE gene encoding tRNA uridine-5-carboxymethylaminomethyl(34) synthesis GTPase MnmE — MATPAGRSAIGVIRMSGPDTGTILQKIFRPRGRRAFPAAFSAYAGDIVDPADGLVVDRVVVNTFLAPSSYTGEDLAEIGGHGNPAVLSRLLGVILAAGARGAEPGEFTRRAFLHGKMSLMDVEATAQLLDATTPGQIRVAVNQLEGTPAKRIRAVRERLLNLLVQLEAGLNFPEDAIEDLDPQLIRGELAAAEFDLRRFADSARHGDQVAAGLRIVIAGPPNAGKSSLMNALLGRERAIVTAIPGTTRDTLEETLSLHGIPLRLVDTAGLREPDDPIEELGIGRTQQAMAHAFAIVAVFDGSAGAGEGEAEVVKLLTGAGRPVIVALNKSDLPASGTPRRLPDEWPVVRLSATTGDGLPELAEAVDVLVRQAGLDILDDMLLLGAQQRQALEAALGAVSRAKAGLGALYDDMLALEIEEAVRQMGRVTGETADLQMLDRIFERFCIGK; from the coding sequence GTGGCCACGCCGGCCGGTCGATCGGCGATCGGCGTGATCCGGATGTCGGGACCAGACACCGGCACGATCCTGCAGAAGATATTCCGGCCGCGGGGGCGTAGAGCGTTTCCCGCGGCTTTTTCCGCGTATGCCGGAGATATCGTCGATCCCGCCGACGGTCTCGTCGTGGACCGGGTCGTCGTGAACACGTTTCTGGCCCCGTCGTCGTATACCGGCGAAGACCTCGCCGAGATCGGCGGCCACGGCAACCCGGCCGTTCTGTCCCGGCTGCTGGGGGTCATCCTGGCCGCCGGCGCGCGGGGGGCGGAACCGGGAGAATTCACCCGCCGGGCCTTCCTCCACGGCAAGATGAGCCTGATGGACGTCGAGGCGACGGCGCAACTGCTCGACGCGACGACCCCCGGACAGATCCGGGTGGCGGTGAACCAACTGGAGGGAACGCCGGCGAAGCGCATCCGGGCTGTTCGAGAACGGCTTCTCAATCTTCTGGTGCAGCTCGAGGCGGGTCTGAACTTCCCGGAAGATGCGATCGAAGATCTCGATCCGCAGTTGATCCGGGGCGAACTGGCCGCGGCCGAGTTCGATCTGCGGCGTTTCGCGGACTCGGCCCGGCACGGCGACCAGGTGGCAGCCGGTCTCAGGATCGTGATCGCCGGCCCGCCGAACGCCGGCAAGTCGAGTTTGATGAACGCGCTGCTGGGCCGGGAACGTGCGATCGTAACCGCGATCCCGGGAACGACGCGCGACACGCTCGAGGAAACGCTTTCCCTGCATGGCATTCCGCTCCGGCTGGTCGATACCGCGGGCTTGCGCGAACCCGACGACCCGATCGAAGAGCTCGGCATCGGTCGCACGCAGCAGGCCATGGCGCATGCGTTCGCGATCGTCGCCGTGTTTGACGGCTCCGCGGGGGCGGGTGAGGGCGAGGCGGAGGTCGTGAAACTTCTTACGGGCGCCGGGCGGCCGGTCATCGTCGCGCTGAACAAGAGCGATCTTCCGGCAAGCGGAACGCCGCGGCGCCTGCCCGACGAATGGCCGGTCGTTCGGCTTTCCGCGACGACCGGAGACGGCCTTCCCGAATTGGCGGAAGCTGTCGATGTCCTGGTTCGTCAGGCGGGGCTTGATATTCTTGATGATATGCTTCTGCTTGGGGCTCAGCAGCGGCAGGCCCTTGAGGCAGCCCTTGGCGCCGTCTCCAGAGCCAAGGCCGGACTTGGCGCGCTCTACGACGACATGCTTGCGCTCGAGATCGAGGAGGCGGTGCGGCAGATGGGCCGCGTGACGGGCGAGACGGCCGACCTCCAGATGCTCGACCGGATCTTCGAGCGGTTTTGCATCGGGAAATGA
- the mnmG gene encoding tRNA uridine-5-carboxymethylaminomethyl(34) synthesis enzyme MnmG, with product MNDATHFPVIVVGAGHAGCEAALASARLGVPTLLLTMNLSTVALMPCNPSIGGPGKGHLVREIGVLGGEMAAAIDETCIQLKWLNTSKGPAVRARRAQADKELYRDRMLRALFSTKGLTLRQGHVTSVRVEGGRVRGVELETGIRFTCDNLVLATGTYLASRIIVGRDSRPGGPHQQRAAIGLSDSLVTAGVPLRRLQTATPPRLDRESIDRSKMQEMPGDPLAGGFLWEHRLRRLDDQLPCWLTFTDDRTIRAVRRHIADSPLVVGNITNVGPKHCPSIDRKVLKFPEMTKHQIFVEPEGRESGEVYLQGLTTSMPPEAQRDVVASVPGLENARIVRYGYAIEYDALAPGCLRKTMASRVLDGLFSAGQINGTSGYEEAAAQGLIAGANAALAALGRPAFAPSRADGYIGVLIDDLATWDHPEPYRITPANAEFRLHLRDDTAEARLIGAGHALGLVDDDRHAAISGWLSRIAAEAARLDEFRVTPTAALTEKLAETGTGGLKKRVSAAEILQRPGVRYDDLSSLVDGFAPGLHAPDEVDVLEIGVKYRGYAARESERMEETRRLELLKLPLELPAGREIALSAGAREVLASKRFDDIAQAARTRCLGRADLAILWALFGSDADRPSTPEK from the coding sequence ATGAACGACGCGACGCATTTTCCCGTCATCGTCGTCGGCGCCGGCCACGCCGGCTGTGAGGCTGCGCTCGCCTCCGCCCGGCTCGGCGTTCCGACGCTGTTGCTGACGATGAACCTTTCCACCGTGGCTCTCATGCCCTGCAACCCCAGCATCGGTGGTCCGGGAAAAGGTCACCTGGTACGCGAAATAGGCGTTCTGGGCGGCGAAATGGCGGCGGCGATCGATGAAACCTGCATCCAGCTCAAGTGGCTGAACACGTCGAAGGGGCCGGCAGTCCGGGCCCGGCGCGCTCAGGCCGACAAGGAACTCTATCGCGACCGGATGCTTCGGGCACTGTTCTCCACGAAGGGGCTGACGCTCCGGCAGGGCCACGTTACCTCCGTTCGTGTCGAGGGCGGCCGGGTGCGCGGCGTGGAGCTTGAAACGGGTATCCGCTTCACCTGCGACAATCTCGTGCTTGCGACGGGAACGTATCTGGCGAGCCGTATCATCGTCGGTCGCGACAGCCGGCCGGGCGGTCCGCACCAGCAGAGAGCCGCGATCGGCCTTTCCGACTCGCTCGTGACCGCAGGAGTGCCGCTGAGAAGGCTGCAGACGGCCACCCCGCCCCGGCTCGATCGCGAATCGATCGATCGCTCGAAGATGCAGGAGATGCCCGGCGACCCGCTCGCCGGGGGCTTCCTGTGGGAACACCGGCTTCGGCGTCTCGACGACCAGCTTCCCTGCTGGTTGACGTTCACCGACGATCGCACGATCCGGGCGGTCAGGCGGCATATCGCCGACAGCCCGCTCGTCGTCGGCAACATCACGAACGTCGGGCCGAAGCACTGCCCGTCGATCGACCGGAAGGTGCTCAAATTCCCCGAGATGACGAAACACCAGATCTTCGTCGAGCCGGAAGGCCGGGAATCGGGGGAGGTCTACCTTCAGGGCCTCACGACCAGCATGCCGCCCGAAGCCCAGCGGGACGTCGTCGCGAGCGTTCCCGGCCTCGAGAACGCGCGGATCGTGCGGTACGGCTATGCCATCGAATACGACGCCCTCGCGCCGGGGTGCCTCAGAAAGACCATGGCTTCACGGGTCCTCGACGGGCTGTTCTCGGCGGGCCAGATCAACGGCACGTCGGGATACGAAGAAGCGGCCGCCCAGGGCCTCATCGCCGGCGCCAACGCGGCTCTGGCTGCGCTCGGAAGACCGGCGTTCGCGCCTTCGCGGGCGGACGGGTACATCGGCGTCCTGATCGACGACCTGGCGACCTGGGACCACCCCGAACCCTATCGGATCACCCCCGCCAACGCCGAGTTTCGCCTGCATCTGCGCGACGACACCGCAGAAGCCAGACTCATCGGAGCGGGACACGCTCTCGGGCTCGTCGATGACGACCGACACGCGGCCATTTCCGGCTGGCTTTCGAGAATCGCTGCCGAGGCGGCGCGGCTTGACGAATTCCGGGTGACGCCCACGGCCGCGTTGACCGAAAAGCTGGCCGAGACCGGCACGGGAGGCCTGAAAAAACGGGTGTCAGCCGCGGAAATCCTCCAGCGGCCCGGGGTCAGATACGACGATCTTTCTTCTCTGGTGGATGGCTTCGCGCCGGGACTTCATGCCCCCGATGAGGTCGACGTGCTCGAGATCGGAGTCAAGTATCGCGGCTACGCTGCGAGAGAGTCGGAGCGAATGGAGGAAACGAGACGTCTCGAGTTGCTGAAACTGCCACTGGAACTACCGGCCGGCCGTGAAATTGCGCTGTCTGCGGGCGCCCGCGAGGTGCTCGCGTCGAAGCGGTTCGACGATATTGCCCAGGCGGCACGAACCCGTTGCCTCGGACGTGCCGACCTTGCTATCCTGTGGGCGTTGTTCGGCAGCGACGCTGACCGTCCATCCACGCCGGAAAAATGA
- a CDS encoding HEAT repeat domain-containing protein — protein sequence MIPKRQQDLIIQNLRSISAEVRLRSVSQIPSLSISGEEKAKLLSQMLEDTDEAVRTSAGRLLEEIGGGTPPAVKAPAKTNAPPASGAEPPMELPAISGDIPEIDTSLLEPVGETPAATAGRRGTKALVIEAPFLNEQVDPSLPDPEKIKSIPEMLEHTRFLVRNRPPGHLTQLLWLSRQVHEEVALTALQGLLTIKDPRIPPQVLPFLVLSNFSSQRRFLVLKIIMETSSALEVEQLEQVLLREKDVIVKSGLVKVFARLAGEQGVSTIRVCLTDSDARVRANTVEVIEECSIRSCEPDVERLLQDPENRVKVNAAKFLVKCGHPEAFSTLRSMLRSSEVWLRDSVIFALGEIGDQASLTLLKAALKDTNQGIRLSVLKALAKINNTVAREALVATTEDADSVVAQVAKGLWEKIKNTPLREVVVPIAAPAPEETELKPVSIGPVGAPPVALITPAAQPEPVPGPEMPSAEPVAEPVAEELSEPSVEEPELHVGEASPVQATPPEEEPLQLPPAPEAEAPSGLLEKPSEEVPVERPVAVVEPPAAPAVAEKPPAKPKLAGMPEPVVPLPPGVKFQKARSVHVYNGLMSGADEDAAQAIRDLPFIMGDDQNILIYFAAQHANDGVRLAAAKLLARKRGPHAVELMKVLIDDPSELVSSFAAKALTILK from the coding sequence ATGATTCCCAAGCGTCAGCAGGATCTGATCATCCAGAACCTCCGTTCCATCTCCGCGGAGGTGCGCCTGCGCTCCGTGAGTCAGATTCCGAGTCTTTCGATTTCCGGCGAGGAGAAGGCGAAGCTGCTGTCCCAGATGCTTGAAGACACCGATGAGGCGGTCAGAACGTCGGCCGGACGACTCCTGGAAGAGATCGGAGGCGGAACGCCGCCGGCCGTGAAAGCGCCGGCGAAAACGAACGCGCCCCCGGCCTCCGGGGCTGAACCCCCGATGGAGTTGCCGGCCATCTCGGGAGATATTCCTGAAATCGATACGTCGCTGCTCGAGCCGGTCGGCGAGACCCCCGCGGCAACGGCGGGCAGACGCGGCACGAAGGCGCTCGTGATCGAGGCGCCGTTCCTGAACGAGCAGGTCGATCCGTCGCTTCCCGACCCGGAAAAGATCAAGAGCATTCCCGAAATGCTGGAGCATACGCGCTTTCTCGTCCGGAACCGGCCGCCCGGGCATCTGACCCAGTTACTCTGGCTGTCGCGCCAGGTCCACGAAGAGGTGGCCCTGACCGCTCTCCAGGGGTTGCTGACGATCAAGGATCCACGCATTCCGCCCCAGGTGCTTCCGTTTCTCGTTCTCTCGAATTTCTCATCCCAGCGCCGTTTCCTGGTGCTGAAGATCATCATGGAGACGAGTTCCGCCCTCGAAGTGGAACAGCTGGAGCAGGTCCTGCTGCGCGAGAAGGACGTCATCGTCAAATCCGGCCTGGTGAAAGTGTTCGCAAGGCTTGCCGGCGAGCAGGGCGTCTCGACAATCAGAGTCTGCCTCACCGACAGCGATGCGCGCGTTCGGGCGAATACGGTCGAGGTGATCGAGGAGTGTTCGATTCGAAGCTGCGAACCTGATGTGGAGCGGCTCCTGCAGGATCCGGAAAACCGCGTCAAGGTGAATGCCGCGAAATTCCTGGTGAAGTGCGGGCATCCCGAGGCGTTTTCGACCCTGCGCTCGATGCTTCGATCTTCGGAGGTCTGGTTGAGGGACAGCGTGATCTTCGCCCTGGGCGAGATCGGCGATCAGGCATCGTTGACGCTGTTGAAGGCGGCGCTGAAAGACACGAACCAGGGAATCCGGCTGAGCGTTCTGAAGGCGCTCGCGAAGATCAACAATACGGTCGCCCGCGAGGCGCTGGTGGCGACAACCGAGGATGCCGACAGCGTCGTTGCCCAGGTTGCGAAAGGTCTCTGGGAAAAGATAAAGAACACACCTCTGCGCGAGGTCGTGGTTCCGATCGCTGCCCCGGCCCCCGAAGAAACAGAATTGAAGCCTGTTTCCATCGGTCCGGTGGGCGCGCCGCCCGTTGCCCTCATCACGCCGGCGGCACAGCCGGAGCCGGTGCCCGGGCCGGAGATGCCTTCTGCAGAACCGGTTGCAGAGCCGGTTGCGGAGGAACTTTCCGAACCTTCTGTCGAAGAGCCTGAGCTGCATGTGGGAGAGGCATCACCCGTGCAGGCGACTCCCCCCGAAGAGGAACCTCTGCAACTTCCTCCTGCTCCGGAGGCCGAGGCCCCTTCGGGTCTCCTGGAGAAGCCGTCGGAAGAAGTTCCAGTTGAACGTCCGGTTGCGGTCGTGGAACCGCCCGCGGCTCCGGCAGTCGCTGAAAAGCCCCCTGCAAAACCGAAACTGGCAGGAATGCCCGAGCCCGTCGTGCCGCTTCCCCCGGGTGTGAAATTCCAGAAAGCGCGGTCGGTCCACGTCTACAATGGCCTGATGTCCGGGGCTGACGAGGATGCGGCGCAGGCCATCAGGGACCTGCCGTTCATCATGGGCGACGACCAGAACATTCTGATCTATTTCGCGGCCCAACATGCGAACGACGGCGTGCGGCTCGCGGCCGCGAAGCTGCTCGCCCGCAAGCGGGGGCCTCATGCCGTCGAGTTGATGAAGGTGCTGATCGACGATCCGAGCGAACTCGTCAGCTCGTTTGCCGCAAAAGCCCTGACCATTCTGAAGTGA
- the mnmG gene encoding tRNA uridine-5-carboxymethylaminomethyl(34) synthesis enzyme MnmG yields the protein MIPHAQVIVVGAGHAGCEAALASARCGAETLLLTIQIDAVAAMPCNPSIGGQGKGHLVREIDALGGMMGRIADETQVQARLLNTRKGLAVQAIRVQSDKEAYSRRMRKTLQTHSRLHLAQGTVTEVLVENGRVAGVRTMMGDVFRAPVVILAPGTFLRGVIHIGRASFGAGRAGEPPADELGACLERLGLPMRRFKTGTPPRIDASSIDTSGLERQDDEVETPPFSLWSDGSKPLGRMPCFLTRTTEKTHEVIRAHIHESALVSGRISGTGPRYCPSIEDKVSKFPEKSAHKVFLEPERADGREIYLQGMSTSLPEGVQEKYVRTLPGLEHARLTRPGYAIEYDMADPGELFPTLMSRRVPNLFLAGQLNGTSGYEEAAAQGLLAGANAAAIALGRQPVVLSARDSYLGLMVEEITTQPLGEPYRIFTSRSPWRLQLRMSNAEARLADTAFAAGLISEERRKALLERQRWQDAVGELLAGRTVDEAEAQEIPCGSGGPVRGRTSLEQLLKRPEVRLEALAGFVPELAELDRLSLIELEARVKYAGYAIQQERELELLEKFRELRLPESLLQELPAAVSTEARLKIAAVRPGTLGELSRIPGVRAADVAAVLAALKRGREPATAGDAGRKGG from the coding sequence GTGATTCCCCACGCCCAGGTCATCGTCGTCGGAGCGGGACATGCCGGCTGCGAAGCCGCGCTCGCTTCGGCCAGATGCGGCGCGGAAACGCTCCTTCTCACGATCCAGATCGACGCGGTTGCCGCGATGCCCTGCAATCCCAGCATAGGCGGCCAGGGCAAAGGCCATCTGGTGCGAGAAATCGATGCCCTCGGCGGAATGATGGGCCGTATCGCCGATGAGACGCAGGTGCAGGCCCGCCTGCTGAACACCCGCAAGGGCCTCGCCGTCCAGGCGATCCGCGTCCAGTCGGACAAGGAAGCCTATTCGCGCCGGATGCGAAAAACGCTCCAGACGCACTCCCGGCTGCATCTCGCCCAGGGAACGGTGACGGAGGTTCTTGTCGAAAACGGCCGGGTCGCCGGGGTTCGGACGATGATGGGCGATGTGTTCCGCGCCCCCGTGGTGATCCTGGCGCCTGGCACCTTTCTGCGGGGGGTGATCCACATCGGCCGGGCGAGCTTCGGCGCAGGCCGGGCCGGCGAGCCGCCGGCGGACGAACTTGGAGCGTGCCTCGAGCGGCTCGGCCTCCCGATGCGGCGTTTCAAGACCGGCACGCCGCCGCGTATCGACGCGTCGAGCATCGATACGTCCGGCCTCGAACGTCAGGACGACGAGGTGGAAACGCCGCCGTTTTCCCTCTGGTCGGACGGCTCGAAGCCCCTCGGTCGCATGCCCTGTTTCCTGACGCGGACGACCGAAAAAACGCACGAGGTCATCAGGGCGCATATTCACGAGTCGGCCCTCGTCTCCGGCCGCATCTCCGGGACGGGGCCGCGCTACTGCCCCTCGATCGAGGACAAAGTGAGCAAATTTCCAGAGAAATCAGCCCACAAGGTGTTTCTCGAGCCGGAACGCGCCGACGGCCGCGAGATCTATCTGCAGGGCATGTCGACCAGTCTGCCCGAAGGGGTGCAGGAAAAATACGTTCGCACTCTTCCCGGGCTCGAGCATGCGCGGCTGACGCGGCCGGGGTATGCCATCGAATACGACATGGCGGATCCGGGCGAGTTGTTTCCGACGTTGATGTCGCGCCGGGTTCCGAACCTGTTTCTCGCGGGGCAGCTGAACGGCACGTCCGGGTATGAAGAGGCCGCGGCCCAGGGGCTGCTGGCGGGAGCGAACGCGGCCGCGATCGCATTGGGGCGACAGCCGGTCGTGTTGTCCGCCCGTGATTCCTATCTCGGGCTGATGGTCGAAGAAATCACCACGCAACCTCTCGGCGAACCGTACCGCATCTTCACGTCGAGATCGCCGTGGCGCCTGCAGCTGCGCATGTCGAACGCCGAGGCGAGGCTCGCCGATACGGCGTTTGCCGCCGGACTCATCTCGGAGGAACGCCGGAAAGCCCTGCTTGAAAGACAGCGCTGGCAGGACGCAGTCGGGGAGCTCCTCGCGGGGCGCACTGTCGACGAGGCCGAAGCGCAGGAGATCCCGTGCGGCTCCGGCGGTCCGGTTCGGGGCAGAACTTCGCTCGAACAATTGCTGAAGCGGCCTGAAGTCCGGCTCGAGGCCTTGGCCGGCTTCGTTCCGGAACTCGCGGAACTCGATCGGCTCTCGCTCATCGAGCTCGAAGCCCGGGTGAAATACGCCGGCTATGCGATCCAGCAGGAGCGTGAACTCGAACTCCTCGAGAAATTTCGCGAGCTGAGGCTTCCGGAATCCCTCCTGCAGGAACTTCCGGCGGCCGTCTCGACGGAAGCCCGCCTCAAGATCGCCGCCGTCAGGCCCGGGACGCTTGGCGAGTTGAGTCGGATTCCCGGCGTGCGCGCTGCCGATGTTGCGGCTGTCCTTGCCGCCCTGAAACGCGGCCGGGAGCCAGCGACTGCAGGGGACGCCGGTCGCAAGGGAGGATGA
- the rsmG gene encoding 16S rRNA (guanine(527)-N(7))-methyltransferase RsmG encodes MAVIEYIEQYFSPLGLDLDAATRGRLERWCGCMLADPLYSSVSKIKEPAEIATKHVLDALAPLGTNAALPCWKEAHTILDIGTGGGFPAVPLAIALPQSRVYAVDAKGKAVDFVGRMKSATGIDNLEPVLARAEELGRDAAFREKMDLVVTRAVASVRILLELCLPLVRVGGYLLLYKGPALQEEMSEAGKAMQILGVRHENVRTFTFEPPLLPFTRGFVLIEKRSPVPAAYPRRNGVPASHPL; translated from the coding sequence ATGGCTGTAATTGAATATATTGAACAGTATTTCAGCCCCCTGGGCCTCGATCTCGATGCGGCGACCCGGGGACGACTCGAACGGTGGTGCGGTTGCATGCTCGCCGACCCACTGTATTCGAGCGTTTCGAAAATCAAGGAACCGGCGGAGATCGCGACGAAGCACGTGCTCGACGCCCTGGCGCCCCTCGGGACGAACGCGGCCCTTCCGTGCTGGAAGGAGGCGCACACGATTCTCGATATCGGCACGGGCGGAGGATTTCCAGCCGTGCCGCTCGCCATCGCGCTTCCCCAAAGCCGCGTGTACGCCGTCGACGCGAAGGGAAAGGCCGTCGATTTCGTGGGCCGCATGAAATCAGCAACCGGGATCGACAATCTCGAGCCGGTTCTGGCGAGGGCTGAAGAACTGGGGCGCGATGCCGCATTCCGCGAGAAGATGGACCTCGTGGTGACGCGTGCGGTCGCCTCCGTCCGCATCCTCTTGGAACTGTGCCTTCCCCTGGTCCGGGTAGGTGGATATTTATTGCTATACAAAGGACCTGCCTTGCAGGAAGAAATGTCCGAGGCCGGGAAGGCCATGCAGATTCTCGGAGTCAGGCACGAGAACGTGCGAACGTTCACCTTCGAGCCGCCTCTCCTGCCGTTCACGCGCGGGTTCGTTCTGATCGAGAAACGGTCGCCGGTGCCGGCCGCATATCCGCGCCGCAACGGCGTTCCCGCCTCCCACCCGCTGTGA
- the rpmF gene encoding 50S ribosomal protein L32: protein MGACPKHRVSKMSQRNRRNHYRAPEITLAKCPQCFETKLAHRVCPACGHYNKKVKVLDVEKA, encoded by the coding sequence ATGGGTGCGTGTCCGAAGCATCGTGTATCGAAGATGAGCCAGCGGAATCGGCGGAATCACTACCGCGCTCCCGAGATTACCCTCGCGAAATGCCCGCAGTGCTTTGAAACCAAGCTCGCCCACCGGGTCTGCCCGGCGTGCGGTCACTACAACAAGAAGGTCAAGGTTCTCGACGTCGAGAAAGCCTGA